The DNA segment AGCCGGCGCACCAGCGGCAGATGTTCACGCACCAGCGCCCCCTCGACGCGCGCGCGCTGGCGCGGCGAATAGGTCAGCGGCGTCGCGTCGGCGAAGGCGGCGCGCATCGGCATCGCGCTCATGCCGCCACCGCCATCTGCGGCTGGCCCGCGCCAATTGCCGGATGCGTATCGTTTGCGCCGATCACGGCGACGACTTCGACGGCCTTGTCCTCGGGGACTTCAAAGAAGCTCATGACGGGGGTGTCCGGCAGACAGGTTTTGACCAATTTGCGGATCGCGACACGGATCGCGGGCTGAACGACGAGCGCGAAGGGCTTGGCCTCGGCGATCATCGGCTGGGCGGCGCGCTGCAGCGCATCGACGATGCGGCGGCCAAGTTCGGGTTCGACGACATGGCGACGCGACGGATCGGCGCGCATCGCCTGGCCGAGCAGCCCTTCCAGGCCACCCTCCAGCGTCATCACGCGCAGCGGCTCGCGCACGCCGCACAGTTTCTGGATGATGAGCGGCCCCAGTTCCGGGCGAATCAGCTCGACAATTTCCTCGGCATCTTGCGTGCGCTGCGCGACAACAGCGATGGCAGACGCGATGCGGCGGAATTCCTTCAAGGTGATGCCTTCGTTCAGCAGCGACTTCAGCACACTGGTGAGCGTCGTCAGCGACAGCGGCATGGGGCACAAGGATGCGACGAGCTGCGGGCTGCGCTCCTTCAGACCATCGAGCAGCGCCTGCACCTCGTCCGCGCCGAGCAGATCGGCCGAGTTCGCGCCTAACGCATGGTTCAGGTGCGTGGCGATCACGGTACCGCTGTCGACCACCAAATAACCAGCGCCCGTCGCCGCATCGGCGTCGCCCGGCGCGATCCAGGTCGCGTCGAGGCCGAAGGTCGGATCCTTCGCCTTCTTGCCCTGCAGTTCGCCGAAGCCGGTGCCGGTGTCGAGCGCCAGCATCTCGTCCGGCGACACCTGATCCTCGCCGACGACCACGCCGCCGACCAGCAGGCGATAGGTGTAGGGGGCAAGGTTGATATCGTCGCGCACCTTCACCTGCGGCACGACGAAGCCGAGTTCCTTGGACAGCTGGCGCCGCACGCCGGTGATCCGGCCCATCAGCGGCGCGCCCTTGCGCTCATCGACCAGCGGCACAAGGCCATAGCCGATGTCGAGGTTGACCATCATGCCGTCGGTCACTTCCTCCCACCCGATGCGCGACTGGTCGACCGGCTCGGGCGCAGCGACTTCCTCAACCGGCGCGGGGCGCTGTGCGATCTTGTTGAGCTTCCACGCGGCGAAGCCGGCGATGCCCGCGGCTGGCAGCAGCACCAGATGCGGCATGCCCGGCAGGATGCCGAGCAGGCCAAGGATGCCCGCTACCGGCGTCCAGGTGCGCGGGGAGCCGAACTGGCTGCCAATCTGGCCGGCGAGATCCTTTTCGCTCGACACGCGCGTCACGATTGCAGCGGCGGCGATGGAAAGCATCAGCGCCGGAAGCTGCGCGACCAGCGCGTCGCCGATCGCCAGCAGCGTATAGGTCTTGGCGGCGTCGGCGATCGACAGGCCGTGGCTTACCGGACCCAGGATCAGGCCGCCGACGATGTTCGCCGCCAGGATCAGGATCGCGGCGATCGCGTCGCCCTTCACGAACTTGGACGAACCATCCATCGAGCCGTAGAAATCGGCCTCGGTGGATACTTCGACGCGGCGCTTCTTGGCATCGTCGGGCGTGATGAGGCCGGCGTTCAGATCGGCGTCAATCGCCATCTGCTTGCCGGGCAGCGCATCGAGCGTGAAGCGCGCAGACACTTCGGACACGCGCCCCGCGCCTTTGGTCACCACGATCAGGTTGATGATCATCAGGATCGCGAAGACGAAGATGCCGACGATATAGTCGCCGCCGATCAGGAAGCTGCCGAACGCCTCGATCACATGGCCGGCCGCTGCCTCGCCCTCATGTCCATGGACCAGCACGACGCGGGTCGACGCGACGTTGAGGCCAAGGCGGAACAGGGTCGTGAATAGGAGAACGGTTGGAAAGGACGAGAAGTCGAGCGGCTTTTGCGCGTTCAGCGCAACCATCAGCACCGCGAGGCTGATCGCGATGTTGGCGACGAAGAACACGTCGAGCAGCGCCGCCGGGATCGGCACCACCATGACGAGCACGAGCAGCAGGATCGCGGCGGGCAGCGCCGCCTGGCGCGAGTTGGCGAGCAGCTTCATGCGATCAGGCCCCCATGCTCGCGAGCATCATATAGGCGAGCCGCGCATTGTCTGGAGAGGGGCGCAGCAGGTTGGCGGTCTGCACTCGTGCGGCGGGCGTGTCGCGCCCCATGGCGGCGCTTGCCCAATTCATCGCATCGGCCGCGGACTGGTTCGCGCCGGTGATGACGGTGGCACCCTCCATGTCGAGCATCTGTGCGGCAAATTGCAGACGCGGCAAATCGTTGCCGGCATTGCCGGTGCTGCCGGCAGCGCCCGCCCCGTCGCCCAGCTTCGCTCCGAACCGTTCATACACTTCGGAAAGGGAGCGGGCGGAGCCATCGCGATTGAAGAAGACGTTGCGATTCGCACCGGCAGCGGCGGGGAACATGCTGGCGGCGGTGCGGTCGGGCGACACTTGCATTGCCCGTAGGAACTGCTTGGCACCGCCCAGCCCCAGGAAATGCGCCATGTAGAGGTCGGTGCCCGTCGCTTCGCGGCCGAGGCTCGCCTCCAGCGCATCCTTGTTGTCGCTGGCATGTTCGGCCGCCATCAGGGAGGCGGCCTCGGGATTGTTGCGCAGGTCCAGGATCGCGCGGCGCATTCCGGGATCGCTCACGGTCAGGCGGCCGGAGGACGTGCGCTGGATGCTGTTCGCGGCCCAGCCCATGCCGTGTTCGGCGCCATGATCCTTCACCACGGCAAGCCAGGATTGTTCAATGAACTGGTAGAGGCCGGTAGCCGAGGAGGTGCCGGCACGCGCGGAAGCGTTGAAGCCGCTCTCCACCTTGGCCTGACCCATCAGATAGTCGAAGTCGATGCCGGTACGGGCGGCGGCCTGCTTGATCGCAGACTGCACGCGCCCGGCGACGGTATAGACGGCGTTGATGGTCATCGTTGCTGTGCGCACTTCCCTGTTTCAGGAGTGCCATCAGCAAGAGGTGTGCCAATCCTCCCCGCCGCGGGGAGGGTCAGTTACGCGTAGGCCACGGGGCCGCGACGATAGGCATTGCCGCCCTCGCCGGTCAGAAGTTGCAGGCGGCGGCGGACATTTGCCGCCATCAGGTTCACATAGATGCGGCAGGTGTCGTTTAGCCGGTCCGCCTCGTCCGCCAGCTCGCGCAGCTCCGGCCCGGCCGGCCCGCCGCCCATGCCGCGCAGCGTCTCGATGGCGGTGAGCTTCGCCGATGTCGCCTTTTCCAGCCCCGCCACGTCGTTGGTCTTCAGCGCGGTGATCTCGCTGTGCAGCGTTTCGATCACGCGGATCAGGGCGTCACGCCTTGT comes from the Sphingomonas sp. OV641 genome and includes:
- the flhA gene encoding flagellar biosynthesis protein FlhA, translated to MKLLANSRQAALPAAILLLVLVMVVPIPAALLDVFFVANIAISLAVLMVALNAQKPLDFSSFPTVLLFTTLFRLGLNVASTRVVLVHGHEGEAAAGHVIEAFGSFLIGGDYIVGIFVFAILMIINLIVVTKGAGRVSEVSARFTLDALPGKQMAIDADLNAGLITPDDAKKRRVEVSTEADFYGSMDGSSKFVKGDAIAAILILAANIVGGLILGPVSHGLSIADAAKTYTLLAIGDALVAQLPALMLSIAAAAIVTRVSSEKDLAGQIGSQFGSPRTWTPVAGILGLLGILPGMPHLVLLPAAGIAGFAAWKLNKIAQRPAPVEEVAAPEPVDQSRIGWEEVTDGMMVNLDIGYGLVPLVDERKGAPLMGRITGVRRQLSKELGFVVPQVKVRDDINLAPYTYRLLVGGVVVGEDQVSPDEMLALDTGTGFGELQGKKAKDPTFGLDATWIAPGDADAATGAGYLVVDSGTVIATHLNHALGANSADLLGADEVQALLDGLKERSPQLVASLCPMPLSLTTLTSVLKSLLNEGITLKEFRRIASAIAVVAQRTQDAEEIVELIRPELGPLIIQKLCGVREPLRVMTLEGGLEGLLGQAMRADPSRRHVVEPELGRRIVDALQRAAQPMIAEAKPFALVVQPAIRVAIRKLVKTCLPDTPVMSFFEVPEDKAVEVVAVIGANDTHPAIGAGQPQMAVAA
- a CDS encoding flagellar protein FlgN; this translates as MTRRDALIRVIETLHSEITALKTNDVAGLEKATSAKLTAIETLRGMGGGPAGPELRELADEADRLNDTCRIYVNLMAANVRRRLQLLTGEGGNAYRRGPVAYA
- a CDS encoding transglycosylase SLT domain-containing protein; the protein is MTINAVYTVAGRVQSAIKQAAARTGIDFDYLMGQAKVESGFNASARAGTSSATGLYQFIEQSWLAVVKDHGAEHGMGWAANSIQRTSSGRLTVSDPGMRRAILDLRNNPEAASLMAAEHASDNKDALEASLGREATGTDLYMAHFLGLGGAKQFLRAMQVSPDRTAASMFPAAAGANRNVFFNRDGSARSLSEVYERFGAKLGDGAGAAGSTGNAGNDLPRLQFAAQMLDMEGATVITGANQSAADAMNWASAAMGRDTPAARVQTANLLRPSPDNARLAYMMLASMGA